Proteins from a single region of Clostridia bacterium:
- the tadA gene encoding Flp pilus assembly complex ATPase component TadA, with the protein MDSDGIISLLPARFRGAAEALKNELYELRVFAGGGVWAVAKSGVRRVGSIDRSEFRKLFSELCGGAPYAYESEIKRGYFTVGGCRIGVCGTAVAEDGKIVSVKDARSLNLRFAREVKGAADGLFAALGGSISGGLLLAGPPACGKTTLLRDLVRRLSESGRKVCVIDERGEIAAVADGFPSADVGPLTDVLDGYPKTYAAELALRCLSPDVIVCDEVGEGEADALIECADCGVDVVAAVHGNERSRRFRRLAESGCFRRAAFFKAGAVGVIERVTVIADA; encoded by the coding sequence ATGGACTCTGACGGAATCATATCGCTTCTGCCGGCGCGGTTTCGCGGGGCGGCGGAGGCGCTGAAAAACGAATTATACGAGCTGCGCGTCTTCGCCGGAGGAGGCGTTTGGGCGGTCGCGAAAAGCGGCGTCAGACGCGTCGGAAGCATCGACCGCAGCGAGTTCCGTAAGCTATTTTCCGAGCTTTGCGGCGGCGCGCCGTACGCCTATGAAAGCGAGATAAAGCGCGGATACTTCACCGTCGGCGGCTGCCGGATAGGCGTATGCGGCACCGCGGTCGCCGAGGACGGAAAGATCGTTTCGGTCAAGGACGCGCGATCGCTGAACCTGCGCTTCGCGCGCGAGGTAAAAGGCGCGGCGGACGGGCTTTTCGCCGCGCTCGGCGGGAGCATCAGCGGCGGCCTGCTGCTCGCGGGTCCGCCCGCCTGCGGCAAGACTACCCTGCTGCGCGATCTGGTGCGGCGGCTCTCCGAAAGCGGGCGCAAGGTCTGCGTCATAGACGAGCGCGGCGAGATCGCCGCCGTCGCTGACGGATTCCCATCCGCCGACGTCGGGCCGCTGACGGACGTTCTGGACGGCTACCCGAAGACCTACGCGGCCGAGCTTGCGCTGCGCTGTCTTTCCCCCGACGTCATCGTATGCGACGAGGTCGGCGAAGGCGAAGCGGACGCGCTGATCGAATGCGCAGACTGCGGAGTCGACGTCGTAGCGGCGGTTCACGGGAACGAACGCTCCCGCCGCTTCAGGCGGCTCGCGGAAAGCGGCTGTTTCCGCCGCGCGGCGTTCTTCAAAGCCGGCGCGGTCGGAGTGATAGAAAGGGTGACGGTAATTGCTGACGCTTAG
- a CDS encoding stage III sporulation protein AF, with protein MEEFRIYATGVVFSVLAAGAVFLLLPAKQVAKPARIAAAVAVLLVLTAPLLKLSGDYRDIIAAADTDLPPHYYDLAETQRKQRTELARERFSQSVRDILERNGISPSDVNIYVTEKNGELQLYDVALTLPSDVTAAERSKAMRVVTEVFGVEPSVEIER; from the coding sequence ATGGAGGAATTCCGCATATACGCGACCGGCGTCGTCTTCTCCGTTCTCGCGGCGGGCGCGGTGTTTCTGCTGCTGCCCGCGAAGCAAGTCGCGAAGCCGGCGCGTATCGCCGCGGCGGTCGCGGTGCTGCTCGTGCTGACCGCTCCGCTGCTGAAGCTTTCCGGCGACTACCGTGATATAATCGCCGCCGCGGATACCGACCTGCCCCCGCATTACTACGACCTCGCGGAAACACAGCGCAAGCAGCGCACGGAGCTCGCGCGGGAGCGTTTTTCGCAATCCGTGCGCGATATTCTCGAAAGAAACGGCATAAGCCCGTCTGACGTGAATATATATGTTACGGAGAAAAACGGCGAACTGCAGCTTTACGACGTCGCGCTGACGCTCCCCTCCGACGTTACCGCCGCGGAGCGAAGTAAGGCGATGCGCGTGGTGACGGAGGTTTTCGGCGTCGAGCCCTCCGTTGAAATAGAAAGGTGA
- the spoIIIAC gene encoding stage III sporulation protein AC, producing MDVDLIFKIAAVGIITAVLNQLLVRSGREEQAMLTTIAGLVVVLVVISGEISRLFAMIKTMFGF from the coding sequence ATGGACGTTGACCTCATTTTCAAGATCGCGGCGGTCGGGATAATAACCGCCGTATTAAATCAGCTCCTCGTGCGCTCCGGCAGAGAGGAACAGGCGATGCTGACGACTATCGCCGGCCTCGTGGTCGTGCTCGTCGTGATTTCGGGCGAAATCAGCCGTCTTTTCGCCATGATAAAGACGATGTTCGGTTTCTGA
- a CDS encoding stage III sporulation protein AD, with the protein MNIYTVAAIGVIGALICVLLKQYRPELALLAGVGVSAFILSGLIDVALDAISFFRELADASGMSALSVRTLLKCVGVCFVTEFASDTCRDAGESALAARVETFGRLAAFAVSIPLLREFASLVAALIKG; encoded by the coding sequence ATGAATATTTACACGGTCGCCGCGATCGGCGTCATCGGCGCGCTGATATGCGTTTTATTGAAGCAGTACCGGCCGGAGCTCGCGCTGCTTGCCGGAGTGGGAGTTTCGGCGTTTATTCTTTCCGGACTCATCGACGTCGCGCTCGACGCGATAAGCTTCTTCCGCGAGCTCGCGGACGCTTCCGGAATGTCCGCGCTCAGCGTGCGCACGCTGCTCAAATGCGTCGGCGTCTGCTTCGTCACGGAGTTCGCCTCCGACACCTGCCGCGACGCGGGAGAAAGCGCTCTCGCGGCGCGGGTGGAAACCTTCGGGCGACTCGCCGCCTTCGCCGTTTCGATACCGCTGCTGCGTGAATTCGCGTCGCTCGTCGCGGCGCTGATAAAGGGCTGA
- a CDS encoding SpoIIIAH-like family protein → MFKKKKWIVLSAMVLALGTALFLNWQLTDADAAVRENDSQEVKVIGEAELVNGTANGNFDEFFSAARMQRETSRASSLEILDAIAASADVDEASKTEAAEAASAIARRIEAEANIESLIKAKGFAECVVMIGDDGVKVMVQSAGLLPAEAAQIAEIVTGETGEELANVRIVEVK, encoded by the coding sequence ATGTTCAAAAAGAAGAAATGGATCGTATTATCCGCGATGGTGCTCGCGCTCGGGACCGCGCTGTTCCTCAACTGGCAGTTGACGGACGCGGACGCCGCCGTCAGAGAAAACGACTCGCAGGAAGTCAAGGTCATCGGCGAAGCCGAGCTCGTCAACGGCACGGCGAACGGCAACTTCGACGAGTTCTTCTCGGCTGCGCGTATGCAGCGCGAGACGTCCCGCGCGAGCTCGCTCGAGATACTCGACGCGATAGCCGCGAGCGCGGACGTAGACGAAGCGTCGAAGACCGAAGCCGCGGAGGCCGCTTCCGCGATAGCGAGGCGCATCGAGGCGGAGGCGAATATCGAGAGTTTGATAAAAGCCAAGGGATTCGCCGAATGCGTCGTGATGATCGGCGACGACGGAGTCAAGGTGATGGTGCAGTCAGCGGGCCTCCTCCCCGCTGAAGCCGCGCAGATCGCCGAGATCGTCACGGGCGAGACCGGCGAGGAGCTCGCAAACGTCAGGATAGTCGAAGTGAAATAA